The following coding sequences lie in one Musa acuminata AAA Group cultivar baxijiao chromosome BXJ1-8, Cavendish_Baxijiao_AAA, whole genome shotgun sequence genomic window:
- the LOC103994614 gene encoding pentatricopeptide repeat-containing protein At3g16610-like, producing the protein MASFPKFSIKSIARHTPLFHFRTLVVSPPNQSQRCYYYHFSHRTLFLHLRSSRSLDEAIKLHALMVLHGYLSHSPVLGAQLVHSYVSFGRHQEALTVFHHLPRRNSFAWNSIIKGSVTSGRFDEALAAYHDMISHGLDADHFTYPFVLKACAELSDLEQGRQIGESIKLDARTNSYVQCALIDMFAKCGSLSEARRVFEDMPMRDLVSWGAMICGTMQNGDWLEALNLFRRMRREDFSLDSVVVATVIPACSRLGAMQIGMGLQGCSIKSGFSDDLCVSNALIDMYAKCGQTKTACRLFQLLALKDVISWSSLIAGYSQNCEYAECLELFTEMLRSRIKPSSVTVASVLPSISELKTFKKGREVHGYVVRCGFEFDIYIATALVDFYCKSGLLREAQYIFENLSDSDITIWNSMISGYVLDGDVHSAFQTLRRIHRSGLRPNYVTVVTVLPLCNRFVMLNHGKELHGYVTRGGLSSVVSVNNSLIDMYCKCGCLEHGKKVYTQMINRDIVTYNTIIAALGMHGHGNQAVMFFDHMKKERINPDRVTFIALLSACSHAGFIDRGFSYYNSMTEDYGILPDMEHYSCMVDLYARSGYLDDAWEFIKSMPVDPDIDVLGSLLSACRTYKRIDLAEFISSRIFEKKPEDPGYYVLLSNIYAAVGRWADVKKVRAMIKDKGLMKKPGNSWVQVGQCIHSFLAKDMAYIEHGMLQDILRILSQEMSEEGYIPDLISLAEDDNIHEHIN; encoded by the coding sequence ATGGCTTCTTTTCCCAAATTCTCTATCAAATCCATCGCCAGACACACCCCACTGTTCCATTTCAGAACCCTCGTTGTCTCCCCTCCCAACCAATCTCAACGATGCTATTACTACCACTTCTCCCACCGCACCCTTTTCCTTCACCTGCGGTCGTCTCGCAGCCTAGACGAGGCCATCAAGCTCCACGCCCTCATGGTCCTCCATGGTTACCTAAGCCACAGTCCGGTGCTGGGTGCACAGCTTGTGCACTCGTATGTCAGCTTTGGTCGCCATCAGGAGGCCCTGACTGTTTTCCACCACCTGCCCAGAAGGAATTCTTTCGCCTGGAACTCCATCATCAAAGGTTCGGTCACCTCTGGTCGCTTCGATGAAGCATTAGCAGCCTATCATGACATGATCAGCCATGGCTTGGATGCCGACCATTTCACGTACCCGTTTGTTCTAAAGGCTTGCGCGGAACTGTCGGATCTCGAGCAGGGGAGACAGATTGGAGAGTCGATCAAACTCGACGCAAGAACCAACAGCTACGTGCAATGCGCTCTCATTGACATGTTTGCTAAGTGCGGCAGCTTAAGCGAGGCCCGAAGGGTGTTCGAGGATATGCCGATGAGAGATTTGGTTTCGTGGGGTGCAATGATTTGTGGAACCATGCAAAACGGTGACTGGTTGGAGGCGTTGAATCTGTTCAGGAGGATGAGGAGGGAAGATTTTAGTCTCGATTCTGTCGTGGTAGCGACTGTTATTCCGGCATGCAGTAGACTAGGAGCTATGCAGATAGGAATGGGACTGCAGGGGTGCTCTATAAAGAGTGGATTCAGTGATGATCTCTGTGTTTCCAACGCTCTGATTGACATGTATGCAAAATGTGGACAGACGAAAACAGCTTGTCGACTATTTCAGCTTTTGGCCCTCAAAGATGTTATCTCATGGAGTAGCTTAATTGCAGGGTACTCACAGAATTGTGAATATGCCGAGTGCTTGGAGTTGTTTACCGAGATGCTGAGATCAAGAATAAAACCGAGCTCAGTGACTGTAGCTAGTGTTCTTCCTAGCATATCTGAACTGAAGACCTTCAAAAAAGGAAGAGAGGTTCACGGTTATGTTGTAAGATGTGGGTTTGAGTTTGATATCTACATTGCAACGGCATTAGTTGATTTCTATTGCAAAAGTGGATTGTTGAGAGAAGCACAGTATATCTTTGAAAACCTGTCAGATTCAGATATCACCATATGGAACTCTATGATTTCAGGATATGTCCTCGATGGTGACGTACATTCTGCCTTCCAGACATTGCGAAGAATCCATAGATCTGGACTAAGGCCCAATTATGTAACAGTTGTTACTGTCCTTCCACTCTGCAATCGCTTTGTGATGCTCAACCATGGCAAAGAACTACATGGCTATGTGACTAGAGGTGGACTATCTTCTGTGGTCTCTGTGAATAATTCATTGATAGACATGTATTGCAAGTGTGGCTGTCTCGAACATGGGAAGAAGGTTTACACACAGATGATAAACAGGGACATTGTTACTTATAACACTATAATTGCTGCTCTTGGGATGCATGGTCATGGGAATCAGGCAGTAATGTTCTTTGATCATATGAAGAAAGAAAGAATCAACCCAGACAGAGTGACATTTATAGCACTGCTATCAGCTTGTAGCCATGCTGGCTTCATTGACAGGGGTTTCTCCTATTATAATTCCATGACAGAGGACTATGGCATTCTTCCAGATATGGAGCACTACTCATGCATGGTGGACCTTTATGCCAGATCTGGGTACCTGGATGACGCATGGGAATTCATCAAAAGCATGCCGGTTGACCCAGATATTGATGTACTGGGGAGTCTGTTGAGTGCTTGTAGAACTTATAAGAGAATAGACCTTGCTGAGTTTATCAGCTCGCGAATCTTTGAAAAGAAACCTGAAGATCCAGGTTACTATGTTCTTCTATCCAATATTTATGCAGCTGTTGGAAGATGGGCAGATGTGAAGAAGGTGAGAGCAATGATAAAAGATAAGGGATTGATGAAGAAACCTGGGAATAGCTGGGTTCAAGTTGGACAATGCATTCATTCATTTCTCGCTAAAGATATGGCTTACATAGAACATGGTATGCTACAAGACATTTTGAGGATTCTGTCTCAAGAGATGAGCGAAGAAGGATATATTCCTGACCTGATCTCCCTAGCAGAGGATGATAACATTCACGAACATATCAATTAG